The Terriglobales bacterium genomic interval AGGCGTGCTGCAGCAGGGCGCGGAACGACGCACCCGCGCCGAGCGCCGCTAGCGGCCACGCCCACCAGACGCGGCCCGCGAGAAACAGCACGGCGTCGGCGCCGCCCAGCGCGCGGCCGTCGGCGGTGAGCACTCGCATCTCGTCCAGGAGTTTTTCCAGCGGGATGCCGTAGGAAAAACGAAGCCGCGAGCTCATCCACGGCGCCTGCAGGGGGACCAGCGCGAAGCCGCGGCGCTCGAGCATCCCGCGAAAGCGGCGCGCTAGGCGGGAGCAAACGCCGCAGGCGCCGTCATAAACCACCCAGCCCGCCGGCGGCGTGTAGCGCTCGCCGGGATGCGTCTCGAGAAAAGTGCCCATATCGCCTCCTACTTGCCCATCACCGCCAGCTTCTTGCCGCCGCCCAGCTTGAGGAACTTGACCATGGCGGAGTTGGACAGGCGGCGCAGTTGCGAGTATCCGCCGGTGATGGTCTCGAAGAACTCCAGCATCTGCGCCAGGCGCTTGCGGGTGTGGCTCTCGGCGGGCCCGGCGGCGTCGGCTTCCTGCACGCAGTCGCGCAGGATCTGCAGCGTGGGATCGATCT includes:
- a CDS encoding DUF393 domain-containing protein — encoded protein: MGTFLETHPGERYTPPAGWVVYDGACGVCSRLARRFRGMLERRGFALVPLQAPWMSSRLRFSYGIPLEKLLDEMRVLTADGRALGGADAVLFLAGRVWWAWPLAALGAGASFRALLQHAYRWFAARRHRFSAACAIHPMPPAEAHRPAA